The following coding sequences lie in one Fibrobacter sp. UWB15 genomic window:
- a CDS encoding Rrf2 family transcriptional regulator yields MRISTKGRYALRVMIDLAQHSKDEYVKLQELAERQQISEKYLEGILGSLVRGKLLTGARGKAGGYRLNCDPAQCSVWQILSVVETSVSPVACLDEKENTCERANICITLPVWKELHSMIKDYLDGVKLDQFLRNSPKAKGKIPGGKNWNCGL; encoded by the coding sequence ATGAGAATTTCTACCAAAGGCCGCTATGCACTGCGCGTCATGATTGACCTTGCTCAACACAGCAAGGACGAATACGTGAAATTACAGGAACTTGCCGAAAGACAGCAAATTTCTGAAAAATACCTTGAAGGCATTTTAGGTTCGCTCGTTCGCGGCAAACTGCTTACGGGCGCCCGCGGCAAAGCCGGCGGTTACAGGCTCAACTGCGATCCCGCCCAATGTAGCGTATGGCAAATCCTTTCGGTTGTAGAAACATCCGTTTCGCCCGTCGCCTGCCTTGACGAAAAGGAAAACACCTGCGAACGCGCCAACATCTGCATTACGCTCCCGGTATGGAAAGAGCTCCATTCCATGATCAAGGATTACCTGGACGGAGTCAAGCTGGACCAGTTTTTACGCAACAGTCCCAAAGCCAAGGGCAAAATTCCTGGCGGAAAGAACTGGAATTGCGGTTTATAG
- a CDS encoding pitrilysin family protein, translated as MKQIVKKTVLDNGITILTDYMPHAYSVAVGVWVPRGSRHEAKDEFGLSHFYEHLVFKGTENRSALEIARAIEDKGGNLEAYTTRQETGFYAQIERRHLPLAIDVIADMLMHPRMDKKEMEKERRVIIEEIHSYDDIPEEIVGDVFNAIHFKGSGIAHSITGNIKQVKALTHKQMLKYKEQVISEIPLLICASGKVNHEELVELCAEKFVQKKVNGTIPTDIYKASNSVKVVQKQDIAQSNLFWGLSFDRSLMDERARCALSLFNVAMGAGMASRLFQKIREDKGLAYSVYSTADVYLDCTDWGVSLATEPHQLNTALELSLNEIRNFLKRGFNKGEYERTKTNILGAMYLGADSPEKRVVRMAEQVLHLGEFHTMEQSEKLIKSMPEDEVVAITNKLFGAAKFSAAVIEPASKKKTQIPVHFF; from the coding sequence ATGAAACAGATTGTAAAGAAAACAGTTCTCGATAACGGAATCACGATTTTAACGGACTACATGCCGCATGCCTACTCGGTTGCGGTTGGCGTCTGGGTGCCGCGCGGATCGCGTCACGAAGCGAAAGACGAATTTGGCCTGAGTCATTTTTACGAACACCTGGTATTCAAGGGAACCGAAAACCGGAGCGCACTTGAAATCGCCCGCGCTATCGAAGACAAGGGCGGAAACCTGGAAGCCTATACCACCCGCCAGGAAACAGGATTCTACGCGCAAATCGAACGCCGCCACTTACCGCTTGCGATCGACGTGATTGCCGACATGCTCATGCACCCGCGCATGGACAAGAAGGAAATGGAAAAAGAACGCCGTGTGATTATCGAAGAAATCCACAGCTACGACGACATTCCCGAAGAAATCGTAGGCGACGTCTTTAACGCCATCCACTTTAAAGGCAGCGGAATCGCCCATTCCATTACCGGAAACATCAAGCAAGTCAAGGCGCTCACGCACAAGCAAATGCTCAAGTACAAGGAGCAAGTCATAAGCGAGATTCCGCTCCTGATTTGCGCCTCGGGTAAAGTCAACCACGAAGAACTTGTAGAACTTTGTGCTGAAAAATTCGTACAAAAGAAAGTGAACGGCACCATACCCACCGACATTTACAAGGCAAGCAACAGCGTCAAAGTCGTACAGAAACAAGACATTGCACAATCGAACCTTTTCTGGGGTTTAAGCTTTGACCGAAGCCTGATGGATGAACGCGCCCGCTGCGCACTTTCGCTCTTTAACGTAGCGATGGGTGCCGGCATGGCCAGCCGCCTGTTCCAAAAAATTCGCGAAGACAAGGGACTTGCCTACTCCGTGTATTCAACCGCCGACGTTTACCTCGACTGCACCGACTGGGGCGTATCCCTCGCCACCGAACCGCACCAGTTGAACACGGCGCTAGAACTTTCTCTCAACGAAATCCGTAACTTCTTGAAGCGCGGATTCAATAAGGGTGAATACGAACGCACCAAGACGAACATCCTCGGTGCCATGTACCTAGGCGCCGACAGCCCCGAAAAGCGCGTCGTGCGCATGGCCGAACAAGTGCTGCACTTGGGCGAATTCCATACCATGGAACAGTCCGAAAAGCTAATCAAGTCCATGCCCGAAGACGAAGTCGTCGCCATAACGAATAAGTTATTCGGCGCAGCTAAGTTCTCGGCAGCGGTAATCGAGCCTGCAAGCAAGAAAAAGACTCAAATTCCGGTACATTTTTTCTAA
- a CDS encoding nuclease-related domain-containing protein, with translation MTFSTLIGIILLLALIFFKIKGKSPKKNPKMYHGDGRRKTFRDFEQERRKGLSDGIRGLDKPFELGGYGITHAPTRSENFFKPDPNFNDERIANDPRGIFGEAAMMALTARVCDTDKRRYVLMRNLYIPARAGYTEIDALLLHQSGIYVLESKNLSGEIAGDLESERWSQHLNASTEHTFHNPIRQNIGHIMALEHFLKIRHEQAHFISFVVFSDRCTLRKVPKDNEFWSIVHCSELQDALLKRITSRKTIYSMQQLEDFYYKLQDCMNVSEEVKKQHRDYASKRGTALS, from the coding sequence ATGACTTTTTCGACTCTTATCGGCATCATTCTGTTGCTAGCCCTTATCTTTTTTAAAATCAAGGGCAAATCGCCGAAAAAGAATCCGAAAATGTACCATGGCGATGGCCGCCGTAAGACATTCCGCGATTTCGAGCAGGAACGCCGCAAGGGTCTGAGCGATGGAATTCGCGGACTGGACAAACCTTTTGAACTGGGCGGCTACGGCATTACGCACGCGCCTACCCGCAGCGAAAACTTCTTTAAGCCGGACCCGAATTTTAACGACGAGCGCATCGCAAACGACCCGCGGGGCATTTTCGGCGAAGCCGCGATGATGGCTTTGACCGCACGCGTCTGCGACACCGACAAGCGCCGGTACGTGCTAATGCGAAACCTCTACATTCCGGCCCGCGCAGGCTACACCGAAATTGACGCCTTGCTCTTGCACCAGTCGGGCATTTACGTTCTCGAAAGCAAGAACCTTTCCGGCGAAATCGCAGGCGACCTCGAAAGCGAGCGCTGGAGCCAACACCTGAACGCAAGCACCGAACATACGTTCCACAACCCCATTCGCCAGAACATCGGACACATTATGGCGCTGGAGCATTTTCTGAAAATTCGCCACGAACAAGCGCACTTTATTTCGTTCGTGGTTTTCAGCGACCGCTGCACCTTACGAAAAGTGCCCAAGGATAACGAATTCTGGAGCATCGTCCACTGCAGCGAACTGCAAGATGCCCTACTCAAGCGCATCACAAGCCGCAAGACCATTTACAGCATGCAGCAGCTTGAAGACTTTTACTATAAGTTGCAAGATTGCATGAACGTGAGCGAAGAAGTGAAGAAGCAACATAGAGATTACGCCAGCAAAAGAGGAACAGCGCTTTCTTAA
- a CDS encoding DEAD/DEAH box helicase, giving the protein MTKNTEERIPEEAIDPKSKIAREANAFLNAIAGGADEDEADEAAFLELNPNGVVVDEEGDVLKKGRKSAIEVGTKVEIEEGEVEQPEEDESAEEYAESKKDCAESVVEQEMPGQAGHDSMATEESVDQDSTDNSDEEPGDEALVTFEDLGLADEVLEAIKALNYETPSPIQAKAIPALLQGANLLGTAQTGTGKTAAFSLPLLSRLDFNGHETSMLVLTPTRELAIQVAEAIQQYAAKMPKVHVVPVYGGQDIAVQLRALKRQANIVVATPGRLIDHIKRGSIVLSGVKAIVLDEADEMLDMGFMEDVETILKEIPASAQRALFSATMPKEVKKIIEQHLGEYEEACIEGKTTTVENIRQRYLLVKNEHKIEALARVLEGEDFDGVLIFVRTKQNTTEVAEKLESRGFNVAPLNGDLAQSMRERTINRLKMGKLDIVVATDVAARGIDVDRITHVVNYDIPYDTESYVHRIGRTGRAGRSGNAILFITPREKKMLKIIEKATRQPIETMELPTAEIISAKRVAAFKDKIKSVITTGELDKFKELVQSMVDESQNAECHPERSDSEVEGSSEVLTAIDIAAAVIKIWQKKQPLFPELKPLDVPRERGERRDRSNDNFGLDREEKSRLRKERNEGANGVEEGYLRYYLGVGRRDHVTPRDIVGAIAGEGNISSSNIGRIKLFDKFSTVELPETMPQEVLDILADMTIRGNESRFRLMTDEPPTGPAPGTRPRASREDRRSFHRDGDRRSKKFGDDKPFENRKARREKMFGDKKFGKKEDRFHKDHDERSFGDKPFRKTRRFGRV; this is encoded by the coding sequence ATGACGAAGAATACTGAAGAACGTATTCCTGAAGAAGCTATTGACCCCAAATCCAAGATTGCCCGCGAAGCAAATGCGTTTTTGAACGCTATCGCCGGCGGCGCCGACGAAGACGAGGCTGACGAAGCCGCGTTCCTGGAATTGAACCCGAACGGCGTGGTCGTCGACGAAGAAGGCGACGTGCTCAAGAAGGGTCGAAAGTCCGCCATTGAAGTCGGCACGAAGGTCGAAATTGAAGAAGGTGAAGTCGAACAGCCCGAAGAAGATGAAAGCGCCGAAGAATACGCCGAATCCAAGAAAGACTGTGCCGAATCGGTAGTAGAACAGGAGATGCCCGGTCAAGCCGGGCATGACAGCATGGCTACCGAAGAATCCGTAGACCAAGATTCCACCGACAATTCTGACGAAGAACCGGGCGACGAAGCCCTCGTGACTTTCGAAGACCTCGGACTTGCAGACGAAGTTCTTGAAGCCATCAAGGCCTTGAACTACGAGACGCCCTCCCCCATTCAGGCGAAGGCGATTCCCGCCCTGTTGCAGGGAGCAAACTTGCTCGGCACGGCTCAGACCGGTACCGGCAAGACCGCCGCATTCTCGCTTCCGCTGCTTTCGAGACTTGACTTTAACGGTCACGAAACCTCGATGCTCGTGCTCACGCCGACCCGCGAACTTGCGATCCAGGTAGCCGAAGCGATTCAGCAGTACGCCGCCAAGATGCCGAAGGTGCATGTGGTTCCGGTTTACGGCGGACAGGACATCGCCGTGCAGTTGCGAGCCCTCAAGCGCCAAGCGAACATCGTCGTCGCCACCCCGGGCCGCCTCATCGACCACATCAAGCGCGGCTCTATCGTGCTTTCGGGTGTGAAGGCCATCGTACTTGACGAAGCCGATGAAATGCTCGATATGGGATTCATGGAAGATGTCGAAACCATCCTCAAGGAAATCCCGGCAAGCGCCCAGCGCGCCCTCTTTAGCGCCACCATGCCTAAAGAAGTCAAGAAGATTATCGAACAGCACCTGGGCGAATACGAAGAAGCCTGCATCGAAGGCAAGACGACGACGGTGGAAAACATCCGCCAGCGCTACCTGCTCGTAAAGAACGAGCACAAAATTGAAGCGCTCGCCCGCGTACTCGAAGGCGAAGACTTTGACGGTGTGCTGATTTTCGTACGCACCAAGCAGAACACGACCGAAGTCGCCGAAAAACTCGAAAGCCGCGGTTTCAATGTGGCTCCCTTGAACGGCGACCTCGCCCAGTCCATGCGCGAACGCACCATCAACCGACTCAAGATGGGTAAGCTCGACATCGTCGTCGCCACCGACGTGGCCGCCCGCGGAATCGACGTGGACCGCATCACGCACGTGGTGAACTACGACATTCCCTACGACACCGAATCTTACGTGCACCGCATCGGCCGTACGGGCCGCGCAGGCCGTAGCGGCAACGCCATCCTCTTTATCACCCCGCGTGAAAAGAAGATGCTGAAAATTATCGAAAAGGCAACTCGCCAGCCGATCGAAACCATGGAATTGCCGACGGCAGAAATCATCAGCGCAAAGCGCGTCGCCGCCTTCAAGGACAAAATCAAGAGTGTGATTACCACCGGCGAACTCGACAAGTTCAAGGAACTTGTCCAATCGATGGTAGACGAAAGTCAAAACGCAGAGTGTCATCCTGAGCGAAGCGATAGCGAAGTCGAAGGATCTAGCGAAGTATTAACCGCCATCGACATCGCCGCCGCCGTCATCAAGATTTGGCAGAAAAAGCAGCCGCTCTTCCCGGAACTCAAGCCGCTTGACGTTCCGCGCGAAAGAGGCGAACGCCGCGACCGCAGCAACGACAACTTTGGCCTCGACCGCGAAGAAAAGAGCAGGCTCCGCAAGGAACGCAACGAAGGCGCAAACGGCGTCGAAGAAGGCTACTTACGCTACTACCTAGGAGTCGGCCGCCGCGACCACGTGACGCCGCGAGACATCGTAGGCGCTATCGCTGGCGAAGGCAACATCAGCAGTTCCAACATCGGACGCATCAAGCTGTTCGACAAGTTCAGCACTGTAGAACTCCCCGAAACCATGCCGCAAGAAGTCCTCGACATTCTCGCCGACATGACAATTCGCGGAAACGAATCCAGATTCCGCCTGATGACCGACGAACCGCCCACCGGCCCCGCTCCCGGAACTCGCCCGCGCGCAAGCCGCGAAGACCGCCGCAGTTTCCATCGCGATGGAGACCGTCGCAGCAAAAAGTTCGGTGACGACAAGCCTTTCGAAAACCGCAAGGCCCGCCGCGAAAAAATGTTCGGCGACAAGAAGTTCGGCAAAAAGGAAGACCGCTTCCACAAAGACCACGACGAACGCAGCTTTGGCGACAAGCCCTTCCGCAAAACTCGCCGTTTCGGAAGAGTGTAA
- a CDS encoding ABC transporter ATP-binding protein — translation MNLRKWLKKSLKGGVIRFLPMALLASAADAAVLWGVRSFIDIVGGKADIPLAAWVGGMVVLAMLRLLFLYGKSKVSEGWLYKVSARVQAWFLHRLRDLAPKNFHTPKGERMVESAYEATVVLQNNGGVFFQAVQAILQLIVFLPVLFYISWPLTAFLFVVIVPLVAVLQRKLHKLGPAEESLLRSRSDFRGNLSLARRLFRQWSGRDERKDISDGLLKEVRGLRDAGFSAAIKKSGLSLLTETVSVLAMVLVLAFCALLMNRGYMDASGLVLFTSAVLLCYKPVKECARVMPQFRSAVSAINVLEEFEKLELAGKSAGKDIAASDAVSIHKGQFTYEGSETPVFTDLALQWSREKPVLVRGKNGVGKSTLLRLLSGLERWNSADANTPRDVFFVAQDLELPPRWMLSRLLEKRCDSETSSILKSFMQSSGAAPLLQKSGLSGGERARVSLLWALASDSRTILLDEPFASVALADRENLLKSYLDAAHALGKWTIIVSHDVLSSEVECIFNVAKL, via the coding sequence GTGAATTTGCGAAAATGGCTGAAAAAATCCCTGAAAGGCGGTGTAATCCGCTTTTTGCCGATGGCGCTTTTGGCAAGTGCTGCCGATGCGGCGGTGCTTTGGGGTGTTCGCTCCTTTATTGACATCGTTGGGGGCAAGGCCGATATTCCGCTTGCAGCCTGGGTCGGGGGAATGGTGGTTCTCGCCATGCTTCGCCTGTTGTTCCTGTACGGCAAGTCAAAAGTTTCCGAAGGTTGGCTCTATAAAGTTTCGGCACGGGTGCAGGCGTGGTTCTTGCACAGGCTCCGTGATCTCGCTCCTAAGAATTTCCATACCCCCAAGGGCGAACGCATGGTCGAATCCGCTTACGAGGCGACCGTCGTGCTCCAGAATAACGGTGGCGTTTTTTTTCAGGCGGTTCAGGCGATTCTTCAACTGATTGTCTTTTTACCGGTGCTCTTTTACATTTCCTGGCCGCTTACCGCATTCCTTTTCGTGGTGATTGTGCCGCTGGTGGCGGTCCTCCAGCGAAAACTCCACAAGCTAGGGCCCGCCGAAGAATCCTTGTTGCGGTCCCGTTCCGATTTCCGCGGAAACCTGTCGCTTGCCCGTAGGCTTTTTAGGCAGTGGAGCGGCCGCGACGAGCGCAAGGATATCTCGGATGGCTTGCTGAAAGAAGTCCGTGGCCTCCGTGATGCAGGTTTCTCCGCCGCTATCAAAAAATCCGGCCTTTCGCTTTTGACCGAGACGGTTTCGGTGCTTGCAATGGTTTTGGTGTTGGCCTTCTGTGCGCTCCTCATGAACCGCGGCTATATGGATGCGTCTGGCCTTGTACTGTTTACCTCGGCGGTACTTCTTTGCTACAAGCCGGTCAAGGAATGCGCCCGCGTCATGCCGCAGTTCCGCTCGGCAGTTTCGGCAATCAATGTCCTCGAAGAATTTGAAAAGCTTGAATTGGCCGGAAAATCCGCTGGCAAAGATATTGCTGCGTCCGATGCGGTGTCCATTCACAAGGGACAATTCACTTATGAAGGCTCCGAAACTCCTGTATTCACGGACCTTGCGCTCCAGTGGTCCCGCGAAAAACCGGTTCTTGTCCGCGGTAAAAATGGGGTGGGCAAGTCCACGCTATTGCGTCTGCTTTCGGGGCTTGAACGCTGGAATTCTGCCGATGCGAATACCCCCCGCGATGTGTTCTTTGTCGCACAAGACCTGGAACTTCCGCCTAGGTGGATGCTTTCCCGCCTTCTCGAGAAACGCTGCGATTCCGAAACGTCTTCGATCCTCAAGTCCTTTATGCAGTCTTCGGGTGCCGCCCCCCTCCTTCAAAAATCAGGCCTTTCAGGCGGCGAACGTGCCCGCGTGTCGCTCCTTTGGGCGCTCGCCTCGGACTCCCGCACGATCCTTCTGGATGAACCTTTTGCATCCGTGGCGCTGGCCGACCGCGAAAACCTGCTGAAATCCTACCTTGATGCAGCTCACGCTTTAGGTAAATGGACGATTATTGTGAGCCATGATGTGCTTTCTTCCGAAGTTGAATGTATATTTAATGTTGCAAAGCTTTAG
- a CDS encoding isoprenylcysteine carboxylmethyltransferase family protein, whose translation MDEPVESQNEQINPVENTVKQSDDSSVETAQLPEEEPKREFLFRYRGWVLGILSLIMLVFEPADLEIVMFLVFVNVFILAFYLRVKARRVIGDHTRGDIQDADELVTWGAYARLRHPLYVSNAAFGISLIFLHLGLSLRVIPFIMVLVAFEAYLGKLDDRFLEKKFGDEWKIWAQQTPAFFPREFHRSGPMRSAKEAFLADHFTWLWMIMILLLIVVRKIAFMLWT comes from the coding sequence ATGGACGAACCTGTTGAAAGTCAGAATGAGCAGATAAATCCGGTTGAAAATACGGTCAAACAGAGCGACGATTCGTCTGTTGAAACGGCTCAGCTTCCCGAAGAAGAACCTAAGCGCGAGTTCCTTTTCCGTTACCGCGGGTGGGTCTTGGGTATCCTTTCGTTAATCATGCTGGTATTTGAACCGGCTGACCTCGAAATTGTCATGTTCCTTGTCTTTGTCAATGTGTTCATCTTGGCGTTTTACTTGCGCGTCAAGGCTCGCCGCGTCATTGGCGACCATACGCGTGGAGACATCCAGGATGCCGACGAGTTGGTGACTTGGGGCGCCTACGCTAGGTTGCGGCATCCGTTGTACGTGTCTAACGCGGCGTTTGGGATTTCGCTGATCTTCTTGCACCTGGGTTTAAGTCTGCGCGTCATTCCGTTCATCATGGTTCTTGTCGCGTTTGAAGCCTATCTGGGCAAACTCGACGACCGCTTCTTGGAGAAAAAGTTCGGTGACGAGTGGAAAATCTGGGCGCAGCAGACCCCTGCCTTTTTCCCGCGCGAATTCCACCGCTCTGGACCGATGCGTTCTGCAAAAGAGGCGTTCCTTGCAGACCATTTTACATGGCTCTGGATGATCATGATCCTTTTGCTGATTGTTGTCCGTAAGATTGCGTTCATGCTATGGACTTAA
- a CDS encoding glycosyltransferase N-terminal domain-containing protein produces the protein MDLNVKNLGRLAVGTAIKMVARAASKLPRLDREYHIEERLSGPWPSDGPYLWLHGASLGECRMLLGLAHALREDLPNCPKILITSQKVEVVSFLKDSCAGVADVAMAPADIPSALHLFASEVQPLGLVLAENELWPGYLSTMSKLSTRRNVALVSGRYRKSFPFIDFSGMGYACMQTAADLGRFTYASKGFVPCTMGGDWKLLNWARDGGLVCVPEKPAIDVVFVSFHQEEAEAFVSMAKDAVAKGESVVLMPRRLSEMNLFRKLLQGAELPVVDYPTVQKGAVSLVSRFGLSREIFLKCRSAVVGGSFDRRLGIHDFWEPLQMGVSTCVGPYAKGHEDVVARLVESHVLAQINSPADYLRRRTPAVDTVRSFLMGERRKVLNSYKLLLNFIKGIL, from the coding sequence ATGGACTTAAACGTAAAGAACTTAGGACGCCTTGCTGTAGGGACTGCCATTAAGATGGTGGCGCGTGCCGCTAGCAAGTTGCCCCGCCTCGATCGCGAATATCATATTGAAGAACGTTTGTCTGGCCCGTGGCCAAGCGATGGCCCGTACCTTTGGCTTCATGGGGCAAGTCTCGGTGAATGTCGTATGCTTCTTGGACTTGCACATGCACTCCGAGAGGACTTGCCGAATTGTCCGAAGATTCTGATTACTTCGCAGAAAGTCGAAGTGGTCTCGTTCCTGAAGGATTCCTGCGCAGGCGTGGCCGATGTGGCCATGGCTCCGGCGGATATTCCGTCGGCATTACACTTGTTTGCAAGTGAGGTGCAGCCCTTGGGACTTGTCCTGGCCGAAAATGAACTCTGGCCGGGTTACCTTTCGACCATGTCTAAACTTTCGACCCGCCGAAACGTCGCTCTTGTTTCGGGTCGTTACCGCAAGTCGTTCCCGTTCATTGATTTTTCAGGCATGGGCTATGCCTGCATGCAGACGGCTGCAGATCTTGGCCGGTTCACTTATGCCAGCAAGGGCTTTGTGCCTTGCACTATGGGCGGTGATTGGAAACTTTTGAATTGGGCCCGCGATGGCGGCCTGGTTTGCGTTCCCGAAAAACCGGCTATCGATGTGGTGTTTGTCTCTTTCCATCAAGAAGAAGCGGAGGCCTTTGTCTCTATGGCGAAAGATGCCGTCGCCAAGGGCGAGTCGGTAGTGCTGATGCCTCGCCGCCTTTCGGAGATGAACCTGTTCCGCAAATTGTTGCAAGGGGCTGAACTGCCTGTGGTGGATTATCCTACGGTGCAAAAGGGCGCTGTTTCCTTGGTCTCCCGTTTCGGTCTCTCCCGTGAAATTTTCTTGAAGTGCAGGAGTGCCGTAGTGGGAGGTTCCTTTGACCGTCGTCTTGGAATTCACGACTTTTGGGAACCGTTGCAGATGGGTGTTTCGACATGCGTCGGGCCTTATGCCAAGGGCCACGAAGATGTGGTGGCGCGCCTTGTAGAATCGCATGTGCTTGCGCAGATAAATTCGCCAGCGGATTACTTGCGCCGCCGGACGCCCGCTGTTGACACGGTGCGGTCGTTCCTGATGGGTGAAAGAAGAAAGGTCTTGAATTCTTATAAGTTGTTGTTGAATTTTATAAAAGGGATTTTATGA
- the ispH gene encoding 4-hydroxy-3-methylbut-2-enyl diphosphate reductase, giving the protein MKKVILATPRGFCAGVDRAIHVVERAIEKFGTPIYVRHEIVHNKFVVDTLKSKGVVFVDELDEVPSGSVVIFSAHGVAEEIYADAEKRGLQVLDASCPLVLKVHFSAKRHYTAGRHIILIGHAGHAEVEGTLGQLPPGAITLIKNETDARMVEVPADKELAYITQTTLSVAETRKIIEALKERFPNIIGPDAGDLCYATGNRQAAVLDLCSKVDMLLVVGAKNSSNSSRLMELGLEQGIPSYLIASVDDLKPEWFENIESVGISSGASAPEVLVQGVVDWIKEKFAPVEIENFVKLVESTKFNLPKALQD; this is encoded by the coding sequence ATGAAAAAGGTGATTCTTGCGACTCCCCGCGGTTTTTGTGCGGGCGTGGATCGAGCCATTCATGTGGTGGAACGCGCTATTGAAAAATTCGGAACCCCTATTTACGTGCGCCATGAAATCGTGCATAATAAGTTCGTGGTTGATACTCTCAAGTCCAAGGGCGTTGTCTTTGTCGATGAACTGGACGAAGTCCCGTCGGGCTCGGTAGTGATTTTCTCTGCCCACGGGGTCGCCGAAGAAATTTATGCCGACGCCGAAAAACGCGGACTGCAGGTGCTGGATGCTAGTTGTCCGCTGGTGCTCAAGGTTCATTTCAGTGCCAAGCGTCATTATACTGCCGGCCGCCATATCATTCTGATTGGGCATGCAGGCCATGCCGAAGTGGAAGGCACTCTGGGCCAGCTTCCGCCGGGAGCCATCACGCTGATCAAGAACGAAACCGACGCACGGATGGTGGAAGTCCCCGCTGACAAGGAACTGGCCTACATTACGCAGACCACACTTTCGGTGGCTGAAACCCGCAAAATTATCGAAGCGCTCAAGGAACGATTCCCCAACATTATCGGTCCCGATGCGGGAGACCTTTGTTATGCGACGGGCAATCGTCAGGCGGCGGTCCTCGATCTCTGCTCCAAGGTGGATATGCTTTTGGTGGTGGGTGCCAAGAATTCTTCCAATTCCAGCCGTCTGATGGAACTTGGGCTTGAACAAGGCATTCCCAGCTATTTGATTGCCTCGGTAGACGATTTGAAGCCGGAATGGTTCGAAAATATCGAATCGGTGGGTATTTCGAGCGGTGCAAGTGCTCCTGAGGTGCTCGTCCAGGGGGTGGTGGACTGGATAAAAGAGAAATTTGCCCCCGTAGAAATCGAAAATTTCGTAAAATTGGTCGAATCAACCAAATTTAACCTGCCAAAGGCATTGCAAGATTGA
- the rpmB gene encoding 50S ribosomal protein L28, with product MSRICEVTGKAGLVGNMVSHSNRKKLMKQLPNLQKKRFYIPEEDRWVTLRVSAAGLRTINKLGIQAVAAELGI from the coding sequence ATGAGCCGCATTTGTGAAGTTACCGGCAAGGCCGGCCTCGTGGGCAACATGGTTTCCCACTCTAACCGCAAGAAGTTGATGAAGCAGCTGCCGAACCTTCAGAAGAAGCGTTTCTACATTCCTGAAGAAGACCGCTGGGTGACCCTCCGCGTTAGCGCTGCAGGGCTTCGCACGATCAACAAGCTTGGTATCCAGGCTGTTGCTGCTGAACTCGGCATCTAA